From Haloarcula sp. CBA1127, a single genomic window includes:
- a CDS encoding acyl-CoA carboxylase subunit beta, with the protein MSHDDRVEDLRERKAEAERGGGEERIEAQHDRGKLTARERIDYFLDDGTFVEIDSLREHRSTNFDMADKKVPGDGVVVGYGQVDGRRVYVFAHDFTVFGGSLGEAFAQKVCKVMDKAIETGAPIIGLNDSAGARIQEGIDSLAGYADIFHRNQQASGVVPQISAIMGPCAGGAVYSPSITDFVYMVEETSHMFITGPDVIETVTGEEVGFDELGGAKTHASESGVAHFTAADEKDAMDDIRYLLSYLPQNNVEDPPRVKPWDDPERRDEELKSAVPDAPQKPYDMTDVVGRIVDEDSFFEVAEDFARNIVIGFARMDGHSVGVVGNQPRVNAGTLDINASRKGARFVRFCDAFNIPILTFVDVPGFMPGKDQERNAIINHGAKLLYAYSEATVPLVTVITRKAYGGAYDVMASKHIGADMNYAWPTAEIAVMGPKGAVNVLYDDELEDADDVEARRQQLIDEYRDAFANPYTAAKRGFVDDVIEPQETRPRLIDDLDLLRGKRKDQPDRKHGNIPL; encoded by the coding sequence GTGAGCCACGATGACCGTGTCGAGGACCTTCGGGAACGAAAAGCCGAGGCCGAACGAGGTGGTGGCGAGGAACGAATCGAGGCGCAACACGACCGCGGGAAACTCACCGCGCGTGAGCGCATCGACTACTTCCTCGACGACGGCACCTTCGTCGAGATTGACTCGCTCCGTGAACATCGCTCGACGAACTTCGATATGGCCGACAAGAAAGTACCGGGAGACGGCGTCGTCGTCGGCTACGGCCAGGTCGACGGTCGGCGTGTCTACGTCTTTGCCCACGATTTCACCGTCTTTGGCGGGTCGCTGGGCGAGGCGTTCGCACAGAAGGTCTGTAAGGTGATGGACAAGGCCATCGAGACGGGCGCGCCCATCATCGGGCTGAACGACTCCGCCGGCGCGCGGATTCAGGAGGGCATCGACTCGCTGGCGGGCTACGCCGACATCTTCCACCGCAATCAGCAGGCTAGCGGTGTCGTCCCGCAGATCTCGGCCATCATGGGGCCGTGTGCCGGCGGCGCGGTGTACTCCCCCTCGATTACGGACTTCGTCTACATGGTCGAGGAGACCAGCCACATGTTCATCACCGGGCCCGACGTCATCGAGACGGTGACCGGCGAGGAGGTTGGCTTCGACGAACTCGGCGGCGCGAAGACCCACGCCTCCGAGTCCGGGGTGGCCCACTTCACGGCCGCCGACGAGAAGGACGCGATGGACGACATTCGCTACCTCCTCTCGTATCTCCCGCAGAACAACGTCGAGGACCCGCCGCGGGTCAAACCCTGGGACGACCCCGAACGCCGAGATGAGGAACTGAAGTCGGCTGTTCCCGACGCGCCACAGAAACCCTACGACATGACGGACGTCGTCGGGCGTATCGTCGACGAGGACTCCTTCTTCGAGGTGGCCGAAGACTTTGCGCGCAACATCGTCATCGGATTCGCCCGCATGGACGGCCACAGCGTCGGCGTCGTCGGCAACCAGCCGCGAGTCAACGCCGGCACGCTCGACATCAACGCCTCGCGGAAAGGCGCACGCTTCGTCCGGTTCTGTGACGCGTTCAATATCCCGATCCTCACGTTCGTCGACGTGCCCGGGTTCATGCCCGGCAAGGACCAGGAACGCAACGCCATCATCAATCACGGCGCGAAGCTCCTGTACGCCTACTCCGAAGCTACCGTGCCGCTGGTGACCGTTATCACGCGGAAGGCATACGGTGGCGCGTACGACGTGATGGCGTCGAAGCACATCGGCGCAGACATGAACTACGCCTGGCCGACGGCCGAAATCGCCGTGATGGGGCCGAAGGGCGCGGTCAACGTCCTCTACGACGACGAACTGGAAGACGCCGACGACGTGGAGGCCCGGCGGCAGCAACTCATCGACGAGTACCGGGACGCCTTCGCGAACCCCTACACCGCGGCCAAACGGGGCTTCGTCGACGATGTCATCGAACCCCAGGAGACCCGCCCGCGGCTCATCGACGATCTGGACCTCCTCCGGGGGAAACGCAAAGACCAGCCCGACCGCAAGCACGGCAACATCCCACTGTGA